One Stigmatopora argus isolate UIUO_Sarg chromosome 20, RoL_Sarg_1.0, whole genome shotgun sequence genomic region harbors:
- the chd3 gene encoding chromodomain-helicase-DNA-binding protein 3 isoform X4 translates to MRGRTIMSYPPRATGREDEDDKALHSEGGGDLEEEEEEDGGGDDGDVSLDATSDVNSPATSRPSAATVAVAEEAESASDGKLPRKKKGRPKKKDKEAKPAKPAKARKRKKIDDEGERDPAAAAAAAAADGDLAERSNKRKKHKDRKDKKTKRKKKDEEDREGAQRDTARQPVEQKTSAQLAEEWALEDVRHAFTEEDYRELTNYKAFSQFLRPMIAKKNPKIPMSKMMTILGAKWREFTFNNPFKGDGAAVAAAAAKAAAIAVAEQVSAVTASPELPPPVRKAKTKEGKGPGYKKRSKSLRGPDKKKALATAKAKKMAPIRLKMSPVCSKRKKSCSSEEGDEDEDESEPEDSGVRGKKSNRQQPAKKKKKKKKSEEEGDGYETDHQDYCEVCQQGGEIILCDTCPRAYHLVCLEPELEKAPEGKWSCPHCEREGIQWEAKDEDFEDLEEEAEEAPEEEEEEEDDDDHMEFCRVCKDGGELLCCETCTSSYHIHCLNPPLPEVPNGEWLCPRCTCPPIDGRVQKILHWRWGQPPPPAAPVSGPDAATDAATDRLAAPAAEGRAEREFFVKLAGQSYWRCAWITELQLEIFHSVMYRNYQRKTDMDEPPALDYGSGGEDRSAAGKSETRRAMEDKYYKYGIKPEWMTIHRIINHSGDKKATYHYLVKWRDLTYDQCTWEGDHMDLPDFGIHKANYWRHRDSITMEDPDKPRKMRSESQEGEEEEEEEEDACSPVSPVADPTIKYEEQPHYVTSTGGTLHPYQMEGLNWLRFSWAQGTDTILADEMGLGKTIQTIVFLYSLFKEGHTRGPFLVSAPLSTIINWEREFEMWAPDFYVVTYAGDKDSRAIIRENEFSFDDSPAKGGRRAFKMRRETPVKFHVLLTSYELVTMDQTALKSIDWACLVVDEAHRLKNNQSKFFRRLNDYKIEHKLLLTGTPLQNNLEELFHLLNFLTPNRFNNLDGFLEEFADVSKEEQIKKLHDLLGPHMLRRLKADVFQNMPAKTELIVRVELSPMQKKYYKLILTKNFEALNSKGGGNQVSLLNVMMDLKKCCNHPYLFPVASTEAQKTSNGAYEGSALTKASGKLTLLQKMLRKLKEQGHRVLVFSQMTKMLDLLEDFLDFQGYKYERIDGGVTGALRQEAIDRFNAPGACQFCFLLSTRAGGLGINLATADTVVIFDSDWNPHNDIQAFSRAHRIGQANKVMIYRFVTRASVEERITQVAKRKMMLTHLVVRPGLGSKAGSMSKQELDDILKFGTEELFKDGAEGESARGSAGVGSGDVRVWHFPTGMKNSAGDKAEDEGNVIHYDGAAIERLLDRSQDATDDSDVQNMNEYLSSFKVARYMVREEDKMDEIEREIIKQEENVDPDYWEKLLRHHYEQQQEDLASKLGKGKRNRKPVNYKDGAQEDQEWHAGISDNQSDYSVGSEEEDEDFEERPEGRRQSRRQLRNEKDKPLPPLLARVGGNLEVLGFNTRQRKAFLNAVMRWGMPSREAFSSQWLVRDLRGKSEKEFKAYVSLFMRHLCEPVADGAETFADGVPREGLCRQPVLTRIGVMSLVKKKEFQHINGRWSIPELKPEAGPEKPFSRASSPAAETATPTTPATDASCNNTPCTSKPATPGPAERPENIGEEDEEQEGEAPPEKEREICAPGSVSPSPKREVPEDGGGSGGDRTRDGEEDDPGGAPSRESQVTSEHDLAVGEGNAAKMEEEKGDAENPKASDSQDASQAEKGESSPVAGRLWPQEAKGEKDVGTPVGEAKAELAKGDGKPPPERPRFMFNIADGGFTELHTLWQNEERAAITSGKMSEIWHRRHDFWLLAGIVTHGYARWQDVQNDPPFAIVNEPFKSQANKGNFLEMKNKFLARRFKLLEQALVIEEQLRRAAYLNMTQDPGHPAMALNVRFAEVECLAESHQHLSKESLAGNRPANAVLHKVLNQLEDLLSDMKADVTRLPAALARVAPIAVRLQMSERAILSRLANRVGEAQAPPPIPPGPYATPQNYGAFSSAPAGALFVGGANYSQMPPGSFVSEAAGGAAWGAGGGPAAANACQKTKEHDVVQRQRVVDLWKDGKSEGAIGLELRMPKSTVHSIIVKYRLSNTVENLPRNGRPKKP, encoded by the exons ATGAGAGGACGGACTATCATGTCCTATCCTCCGCGGGCCACTGGGAGAGAAGACGAGGACGACAAGGCTCTTCATTCCGAGGGAGGAGGAGatttggaggaagaagaagaagaagacggcggcggcgacgatgGAGACGTCTCGTTAGACGCCACGAGCGACGTCAACTCGCCGGCGACGTCTCGGCCAAGCGCAGCAACCGTCGCAGTCGCAG AAGAGGCGGAAAGCGCGTCCGACGGGAAGCTCCCGCGTAAAAAGAAAGGACGGCCAAAGAAGAAGGACAAGGAGGCCAAACCCGCCAAGCCCGCCAAGGCCAGAAAGCGCAAGAAGATT GACGACGAGGGAGAGCGGgacccggcggcggcggcggcggcggcagcggcggacGGCGATCTGGCCGAGCGCTCCAACAAGAGGAAAAAGCACAAGGACAGGAAGGACAAGAAAaccaagaggaagaaaaaagatGAGGAGGATCGAGAGGGCGCTCAGCGAGACACGGCCAGG CAGCCCGTGGAGCAGAAGACCTCGGCCCAGCTGGCCGAGGAGTGGGCGCTGGAGGACGTCCGTCACGCCTTCACCGAGGAAGACTACAGGGAGCTGACCAACTACAAAGCCTTCAGTCAGTTCTTGAG GCCCATGATTGCCAAAAAGAACCCCAAGATTCCCATGTCCAAGATGATGACCATCCTGGGGGCCAAGTGGCGGGAGTTCACTTTCAACAACCCTTTCAAAGGCGACGGGGCcgccgtggcggcggcggcggccaaagCCGCCGCCATCGCCGTCGCCGAGCAGGTGTCGGCGGTGACCGCCTCGCCCGAGCTGCCGCCGCCCGTCCGGaaagccaagaccaaagaggGCAAAG GTCCGGGTTACAAGAAACGCAGTAAAAGTCTCCGCGGCCCCGACAAGAAAAAGGCTTTGGCGACGGCCAAGGCGAAAAAAATGGCGCCCATCCgtctgaaaatgtcccccgtGTGCTCCAAGAGGAAGAAGAGCTGCTCG AGCGAGGAAGgagacgaggacgaggacgagtcggaGCCGGAGGATTCGGGCGTACGCGGCAAGAAGAGCAATCGCCAGCAGCCCgctaagaagaaaaagaagaagaagaaaa GCGAGGAGGAGGGCGACGGCTACGAGACGGACCACCAGGACTACTGCGAGGTGTGCCAGCAGGGCGGCGAGATCATCCTGTGCGACACCTGCCCGCGAGCGTACCACCTGGTGTGCCTGGAGCCCGAGCTGGAAAAGGCCCCCGAGGGGAAGTGGAGCTGCCCTCACTGC GAACGAGAAGGAATCCAGTGGGAAGCCAAAGACGAAGACTTTGAGGACTTGGAGGAAGAGGCGGAGGAAGccccggaggaggaggaggaggaggaggacgacgacgaccacaTGGAGTTCTGCCGGGTGTGTAAAGACGGAGGTGAACTCTTGTGCTGTGAGACCTGCACCTCCTCCTACCACATCCACTGTCTAAACCCTCCGCTGCCAGAAGTCCCCAACGGCGAGTGGTTGTGTCCACGGTGCACG TGCCCGCCCATCGACGGACGGGTGCAAAAGATCCTCCACTGGCGCTGGGGGCAGCCCCCGCCGCCGGCGGCGCCCGTCTCGGGGCCGGATGCGGCGACGGACGCGGCGACGGACCGGCTGGCGGCCCCCGCCGCCGAGGGCCGAGCCGAGCGGGAGTTCTTCGTCAAGCTGGCCGGTCAGTCCTACTGGCGCTGCGCGTGGATCACCGAGCTGCAG TTGGAGATCTTCCACTCGGTGATGTACAGAAACTACCAGAGGAAGACGGACATGGACGAACCGCCCGCTTTGGACTACGGCTCGGGCGGCGAAGACCGGAGCGCCGCGGGGAAAAGCGAGACGAGGCGCGCCATGGAGGACAAGTACTACAAATACGGCATCAAGCCCGAGTGGATGACCATTCACCGCATCATCAACCACAG CGGGGACAAGAAAGCCACCTACCACTACCTGGTCAAGTGGCGAGACCTGACCTACGACCAGTGCACGTGGGAAGGGGACCATATGGACCTCCCCGACTTTGGGATCCACAAGGCCAACTACTGGAGACACAG GGACTCCATCACCATGGAGGACCCCGACAAGCCCCGCAAGATGAGGAGCGAGAGTCAGGAgggcgaagaagaagaagaagaagaagaagacgcgTGTTCTCCCGTGTCTCCCGTCGCCGAC CCCACCATAAAATACGAGGAGCAGCCCCATTACGTGACGTCGACGGGCGGCACGCTGCACCCGTACCAGATGGAGGGTCTGAACTGGCTGCGCTTTTCCTGGGCTCAAGGCACCGACACCATCCTGGCGGACGAGATGGGTCTGGGCAAGACCATCCAGACCATCGTCTTCCTCTACTCGCTCTTTAAAGAG GGTCACACCAGAGGTCCCTTCCTGGTCAGCGCCCCGCTTTCCACCATCATCAACTGGGAGCGGGAGTTTGAGATGTGGGCGCCCGACTTCTACGTGGTGACCTACGCCGGCGACAAGGACAGCCGAGCCATCATCCGGGAGAACGAATTCTCCTTCGACGACTCGCCGGCCAAGGGCGGCAGGAGAGCCTTCAAGATGCGG AGAGAGACGCCCGTCAAATTCCACGTTCTCCTGACCTCGTACGAGCTGGTGACCATGGACCAGACGGCCCTCAAGTCCATAGACTGGGCCTGCCTGGTGGTGGACGAGGCCCACCGCCTTAAAAACAACCAGTCCAAG ttcTTCCGACGCCTGAACGACTACAAGATCGAGCACAAGCTGCTGCTGACGGGAACGCCGTTACAGAACAACCTGGAGGAGCTTTTCCACCTGCTGAATTTCCTGACGCCCAACCGTTTCAA CAACCTGGACGGCTTCCTGGAAGAGTTTGCCGACGTCTCCAAGGAGGAGCAGATCAAGAAACTTCACGACCTGCTGGGGCCTCACATGCTGCGCCGGCTGAAGGCCGACGTCTTCCAGAACATGCCCGCCAAGACCGAGCTGATTGTGCGGGTGGAGCTCAGCCCCATGCAGAA GAAATACTACAAGCTGATTCTCACCAAGAACTTTGAGGCGCTGAACTCCAAAGGCGGGGGGAACCAGGTGTCCTTGCTCAACGTCATGATGGACCTGAAGAAGTGCTGCAACCATCCCTACCTCTTCCCCGTCGCCTCCACG GAGGCCCAGAAAACGTCCAACGGCGCTTAcgagggctccgccctcaccaaGGCGTCGGGGAAACTGACCTTGCTGCAGAAGATGCTGAGGAAGCTCAAGGAGCAGGGACACCGAGTGCTGGTCTTCTCGCAG ATGACCAAAATGCTGGACTTGCTGGAAGACTTCCTGGATTTCCAAGGTTACAAGTACGAAAGGATTGACGGCGGGGTCACCGGCGCGCTCAGGCAGGAGGCCATCGACCGCTTCAACG CTCCCGGCGCTTGTCAGTTTTGTTTCCTGCTCTCCACCCGGGCCGGCGGTCTGGGCATCAACCTGGCCACGGCGGACACGGTGGTCATCTTCGACTCGGACTGGAACCCCCACAATGACATCCAG GCCTTCAGTCGGGCCCACCGCATCGGGCAGGCCAACAAGGTGATGATCTACCGCTTTGTGACGCGGGCCAGCGTAGAGGAGCGCATCACGCAGGTAGCCAAGCGAAAGATGATGCTGACACATCTGGTGGTCCGGCCCGGCCTGGGCTCCAAAGCCGGCTCCATGAGCAAGCAGGAACTGGACGACATCCTCAAGTTCGGGACCGAGGAGCTGTTCAAAGACGGAGCGGAAGGCGAGTCCGCCCGGGGGAGCGCCGGAGTTGGCTCGGGTGACGTACGGGTGTGGCACTTCCCGACAGGCATGAAGAATTCGGCGGGGGACAAAGCCGAGGACGAGGGCAACGTCATCCACTACGACGGCGCGGCCATCGAGAGGCTGTTGGACCGGAGCCAGGACGCCACCGACGACTCGGACGTGCAGAACATGAACGAGTACCTGAGTTCCTTCAAAGTGGCCCGCTACATGGTCCGAGAGGAGGACAAG ATGGACGAGATCGAGCGAGAGATCATCAAGCAGGAGGAGAACGTGGACCCCGACTACTGGGAGAAGCTCTTGCGCCACCACTACGAGCAGCAGCAGGAGGACCTGGCCAGCAAGTTGGGCAAAGGCAAGCGCAACCGCAAGCCCGTCAACTACAAGGACGGCGCGCAAGAAGACCAAG AGTGGCACGCCGGCATTTCCGACAACCAGTCCGATTACTCGGTGGGCtccgaggaggaggacgaggacttTGAGGAGCGGCCGGAAG GCCGGAGACAATCCCGTCGCCAGCTGAGGAACGAGAAGGACAAACCGCTTCCTCCACTTCTGGCCAGAGTGGGCGGCAACCTAGAG GTTCTCGGCTTCAATACGCGCCAGCGGAAGGCTTTCCTCAACGCCGTGATGCGCTGGGGGATGCCGTCGCGGGAGGCCTTCTCGTCTCAGTGGCTGGTCCGAGACCTGCGGGGCAAAAGCGAGAAGGAATTCAA GGCGTACGTGTCGCTCTTCATGCGTCACTTGTGCGAGCCGGTGGCCGACGGGGCCGAGACCTTTGCCGACGGCGTCCCGCGGGAGGGCCTGTGCCGCCAGCCCGTCCTCACGCGCATCGGCGTCATGTCGCTCGTCAAAAAGAAG GAGTTCCAGCACATCAACGGGCGTTGGAGTATCCCGGAGCTGAAGCCCGAGGCGGGCCCGGAAAAACCCTTCTCCCGGGCGTCTTCCCCCGCCGCCGAGACCGCCACGCCCACCACGCCCGCCACGGACGCCAGCTGCAACAACACGCCGTGCACCTCCAAACCCG CGACACCGGGGCCCGCGGAAAGGCCTGAAAATATTGGCGAGGAAGACGAGGAGCAGGAGGGCGAGGCCCCCccggagaaggagagagag ATTTGCGCCCCTGGAAGTGTGTCTCCTAGTCCCAAAAGGGAGGTCCCAGAGGACGGCGGCGGCAGTGGCGGCGATCGAACGCGGGACGGGGAGGAAGACGATCCCGGCGGTGCCCCGTCTCGCGAGAGCCAAGTCACGAGCGAGCACGACCTGGCGGTGGGAGAAGGAAACGCAG CAAagatggaggaggagaaagGGGACGCCGAGAACCCCAAAGCGTCAGATTCCCAGGACGCCTCCCAAGCCGAGAAGGGGGAATCGTCACCCGTCGCGGGGCGCCTTTGGCCCCAGGAGGCAAAAGGCGAAAAGGACGTCGGGACCCCGGTGGGCGAGGCCAAAGCGGAGCTCGCCAAGGGCGACGGGAAGCCGCCCCCCGAGCGGCCGCGCTTCATGTTTAACATCGCCGACGGCGGCTTCACCG AGCTTCACACTCTTTGGCAGAACGAGGAGCGGGCCGCCATCACCTCGGGAAAGATGAGCGAGATCTGGCACCGGCGCCACGATTTCTGGCTTCTGGCAGGAATTGTCAC TCACGGCTACGCTCGGTGGCAGGACGTCCAGAACGACCCGCCCTTCGCCATCGTCAACGAGCCCTTCAAGTCGCAGGCCAACAAAGGCAACTTCTTGGAAATGAAGAACAAGTTTCTGGCCCGCCGCTTCAAG CTCCTGGAGCAGGCGCTGGTCATCGAGGAGCAGCTGCGGCGCGCCGCCTACTTGAACATGACGCAGGACCCCGGCCACCCGGCCATGGCCCTCAACGTGCGCTTCGCCGAGGTGGAGTGCCTGGCCGAATCGCACCAGCACCTCAGCAAGGAGTCGCTGGCGGGCAACAGGCCGGCCAACGCCGTACTGCACAAAG TGCTGAACCAGCTGGAGGACCTGCTGAGCGACATGAAGGCCGACGTGACCCGGCTGCCGGCCGCGCTGGCCCGAGTGGCGCCCATCGCCGTGCGGCTGCAGATGTCCGAGCGCGCCATCCTGAGCAGGCTGGCCAACAGAGTCGGCGAGGCCCAGGCCCCCCCG CCCATCCCTCCCGGACCTTACGCCACCCCCCAGAACTACGGAGCCTTCTCCTCGGCCCCGGCGGGCGCCCTCTTCGTGGGAGGCGCCAACTACAGTCAGATGCCACCCGGATCCTTCGTATCAG AAGCCGCCGGCGGAGCCGCTTGGGGAGCCGGCGGGGGGCCGGCCGCCGCAAACGCGTGCCAGAAGACCAAGGAGCACGATGTGGTGCAGCGGCAGCGGGTGGTGGACCTGTGGAAGGACGGCAAGTCGGAGGGGGCCATCGGCCTGGAGCTGCGGATGCCCAAATCCACCGTGCACAGCATCATCGTCAAGTACCGCCTCAGTAACACGGTGGAGAACCTGCCGCGCAACGGGCGCCCCAAAAAACCCTGA